GATGGCTCGTCAACGCCTGTCCGTACCACGATCAACCACAGTGGACCGCCCCGGGCGGCGACCGAGCTCCCGGCTCGGGATGGCGCGGCGCGCGGCACTCGTGTTGACGCTTCTGCTCGCCAGCGTCGCCGTCGGCTACGGCGCGACGCCGGCCCAGGCCGCACCGGTCACGATCGCCAACGGCACCCAGTTCCGCGACACCGGTGGCAACGTCCTGCACGCCCACGGCGGCGGTGTGCTGAAGGTGGGCGACTACTACTACTGGTTCGGCGAGAACCGGAACTCGAACAACACGTTCCGGGCGGTCTCCGTCTACCGGTCCACCGACCTCAAGAACTGGGAGTTCCGGAACAACGTCCTGACCCAGTCGTCGCACTCCGAGCTGAACGTCGCCAACATCGAACGTCCCAAGGTCATCTACAACAGCTCCACCGGCCGGTACGTGATGTGGATGCACAAGGAGAACGGATCCGACTACGGCGAGGCGCGGGCCGCCGTCGCCTCCTCCGCCACCGTCGACGGCGCCTACACGTACCACGGCAGCTTCCGGCCGCTGGGGCACATGTCCCGGGACATCACGCTCTACAACGACAACGGTACGGCGTACATGATCTCGGCGGCCGACGAGAACTACGACCTGCACATCTACCGGCTGACCTCGGACTACCTGAGCATCGGCACGCTGGTGGGCAACTTCTGGGACGGTGCCCACCGCGAGGCCCCGGCGATGTTCAAGCGGGGCAGCGTCTACTTCCTGCTGACCTCCGGGGCGACCGGCTGGAGCCCGAACCAGGCGAGATACGCGACCGCGTCGAGCATCTCCGGGCCCTGGACCGGCTGGACCAACGTCGGCAACTCGACGACCTTCGACTCCCAGCCGACGTACGTGCTGCCGATCCAGGGCTCGTCGACGACCAGCTACCTGTACCTGGGCGACCGCTGGGCCGGGGCCTGGAGCGGGCCGGTCAGCGACTCCCAGTACGTCTGGTTGCCGATCGGCTTCCCCTCCAGCACCAGCATGAGCCTGAGCTGGTATCCGCAGGTCACCATCGACACCGCCACCGGGACCGTCGCCGGCAGCGGCGGACCGCCGCCCGGCACCTACTACCGGGTCACCGCCCGGCACAGCGGCAAGGTGATGGACCTGGTCAGCTCCTCGACGGCGAACAACGCCGAGGTGAAGCAGTGGGGCTGGAACGGCGGCGCGAACCAGAAGTGGCTCTTCCAGGACACCGGCGGTGGCTACTACCAGGTCATCAACCAGAACAGCGGGCACTGCCTCGACGTCGCCAGCTCCTCGACCGCCGACGGCGCGAACGTCATCCA
The nucleotide sequence above comes from Plantactinospora soyae. Encoded proteins:
- a CDS encoding RICIN domain-containing protein, which translates into the protein MARRAALVLTLLLASVAVGYGATPAQAAPVTIANGTQFRDTGGNVLHAHGGGVLKVGDYYYWFGENRNSNNTFRAVSVYRSTDLKNWEFRNNVLTQSSHSELNVANIERPKVIYNSSTGRYVMWMHKENGSDYGEARAAVASSATVDGAYTYHGSFRPLGHMSRDITLYNDNGTAYMISAADENYDLHIYRLTSDYLSIGTLVGNFWDGAHREAPAMFKRGSVYFLLTSGATGWSPNQARYATASSISGPWTGWTNVGNSTTFDSQPTYVLPIQGSSTTSYLYLGDRWAGAWSGPVSDSQYVWLPIGFPSSTSMSLSWYPQVTIDTATGTVAGSGGPPPGTYYRVTARHSGKVMDLVSSSTANNAEVKQWGWNGGANQKWLFQDTGGGYYQVINQNSGHCLDVASSSTADGANVIQYACGGGTNQQWQWVATGSYFQLRARHSGKCLDVVNSSTADGGDIQQYACGSQTNQQWSRTQS